A genomic segment from Bacteroidales bacterium encodes:
- a CDS encoding 4Fe-4S dicluster domain-containing protein, with amino-acid sequence MGTSLLESFSDTLGDTSLCYQCAKCSNGCPVGEEMDVLPHQVIHLASLGMEEKVLNSRTIWVCANCYACAVKCPNDINITSVMNELKQKAIDRSVKPQIPQVYKFHQVFTRDVLRRGKAHELFIMGEYNLRLRKPFKNVLLAPKMILKNKLQLFPPKAVKGFRSWVSNLMAKRRRKRKVNKLL; translated from the coding sequence ATGGGAACAAGTTTATTAGAATCTTTCAGTGATACTTTGGGAGACACTTCTTTGTGTTACCAGTGTGCAAAATGCTCCAATGGTTGTCCTGTCGGTGAGGAGATGGATGTTTTGCCTCATCAGGTTATACACCTTGCTTCCCTGGGTATGGAAGAGAAGGTTCTGAATTCCCGGACCATATGGGTTTGTGCCAATTGTTATGCATGTGCAGTAAAATGCCCCAATGATATAAATATTACTTCTGTGATGAATGAGCTGAAGCAGAAAGCCATTGATCGGAGCGTGAAACCTCAAATACCTCAGGTTTATAAGTTCCACCAGGTTTTTACCCGTGATGTTTTACGCAGAGGTAAAGCCCATGAACTTTTTATTATGGGGGAATACAATCTGCGTCTTCGTAAACCCTTTAAGAATGTATTGCTGGCTCCGAAGATGATTTTAAAGAATAAGCTTCAGTTGTTTCCCCCAAAAGCAGTAAAGGGTTTTCGGAGCTGGGTGAGTAACTTGATGGCTAAAAGACGCCGGAAGAGAAAAGTGAATAAGCTTTTGTAA
- a CDS encoding CoB--CoM heterodisulfide reductase iron-sulfur subunit B family protein: MVKKIGLYPGCSLETSAGNYLKSIEKVFSILDVDYSIMANWNCCGATSVKTIDQRLNLMFNLRNLAEAEEQGYEELVVPCASCFQRLASTEYELMQDQQLREDLIRESGYHYEGKVKVRNILDFIVNVIGLEQIASKVTEPLSGLVVASYYGCLNTRIPGMKSFDIMEYPMSMDNIVKTLGAETIDWSYKTDCCGASMFLTLESVSEGLVGKILKDASLRGADCITVSCPMCQTNLDTKQGKIRSKFSIDEPLPVPFITQLMGLAFGLKPREVGLDKNFEKLELSS, encoded by the coding sequence ATGGTTAAAAAAATAGGTTTATACCCGGGGTGCAGTTTGGAGACAAGCGCAGGCAATTATTTGAAAAGCATCGAAAAGGTGTTTTCCATTCTGGATGTTGATTATTCTATTATGGCTAACTGGAATTGCTGTGGTGCCACTTCAGTCAAGACGATTGACCAGCGGTTGAATCTGATGTTCAACCTGAGAAATCTGGCCGAGGCTGAAGAACAGGGTTATGAGGAGCTTGTAGTTCCCTGCGCTTCTTGTTTTCAAAGGCTTGCCAGTACTGAGTATGAGTTGATGCAGGATCAACAGTTGCGTGAAGATTTGATCCGTGAAAGTGGCTACCATTATGAAGGGAAGGTTAAAGTCCGAAATATTCTGGATTTCATCGTTAATGTAATCGGCCTGGAGCAGATCGCTTCAAAGGTGACCGAACCTTTATCGGGTTTGGTGGTAGCTTCTTATTATGGATGCTTAAACACCCGTATACCGGGAATGAAATCCTTTGATATCATGGAGTATCCCATGAGTATGGATAATATTGTCAAAACGCTGGGTGCAGAAACCATCGACTGGTCATATAAAACCGATTGTTGTGGCGCAAGTATGTTTCTGACATTGGAGTCAGTTTCGGAAGGCCTTGTGGGAAAGATACTGAAAGATGCAAGTTTAAGGGGAGCAGATTGTATAACGGTTTCATGTCCCATGTGTCAGACCAATTTAGATACCAAACAGGGCAAAATACGAAGTAAATTTTCTATTGATGAGCCTCTTCCCGTACCCTTTATTACACAATTGATGGGATTGGCATTCGGGCTTAAGCCCAGGGAAGTTGGATTGGATAAGAATTTTGAAAAACTGGAGCTGTCGTCCTGA
- the metF gene encoding methylenetetrahydrofolate reductase [NAD(P)H], with translation MKITEIFKKQQRTFSFEFFPPKDYLSAIKFGINAGQLIKLDPSFVTVTYGAGGSTQENTFKLVDLFHNDLGFVCMAHYTCVNATKEKIAYDMRVLQDMGIENVMLLRGDPPKGQTSFPENPDGFNYGSNLVRFVNENYDFCIGAGAYPEKHLEAPNMEEDLINLRIKVDAGADFLTTQMFFDNKYYWDFVNKAEQKGIRCRIIPGIIPITNYKNIKKFANKIGATIPEKIAKKIEPYQDDPKEVYKRGLEIAINQCRDLLNNGAPGIHFYTLNKSRAAIDLYDNLAKEFKEVKSRFDKSFTPHIPDKE, from the coding sequence ATGAAGATAACTGAAATTTTTAAGAAACAGCAAAGAACATTTTCTTTTGAGTTTTTCCCTCCAAAGGACTATTTAAGTGCCATTAAATTTGGGATTAATGCAGGTCAACTGATTAAACTGGATCCCTCATTTGTTACTGTAACCTATGGGGCCGGAGGCAGTACCCAGGAAAATACATTCAAACTGGTTGATCTCTTTCATAATGATCTTGGATTTGTTTGTATGGCTCATTATACCTGTGTTAACGCAACCAAAGAAAAAATAGCATATGATATGCGGGTATTGCAGGATATGGGCATTGAGAATGTCATGTTGTTAAGGGGTGATCCGCCTAAAGGACAAACAAGCTTTCCTGAAAATCCGGATGGATTTAATTACGGCAGTAATCTGGTAAGGTTTGTAAATGAGAATTACGATTTTTGTATTGGAGCAGGTGCTTATCCGGAAAAACATTTGGAGGCACCTAATATGGAAGAGGACCTGATCAATCTGAGAATCAAAGTGGATGCAGGTGCCGATTTTCTTACCACTCAGATGTTTTTCGATAATAAATACTATTGGGATTTTGTTAATAAGGCCGAACAGAAAGGCATTCGTTGCCGAATTATTCCCGGAATTATTCCCATAACCAATTACAAGAATATTAAAAAATTTGCCAACAAAATTGGAGCTACCATTCCCGAGAAAATTGCCAAAAAAATAGAACCTTATCAAGATGATCCCAAGGAGGTGTATAAAAGGGGTCTGGAGATAGCCATTAATCAATGTAGGGATTTGCTTAATAATGGTGCTCCGGGCATTCATTTTTATACCTTGAATAAGTCACGGGCGGCAATTGATCTGTATGACAACCTGGCAAAAGAATTTAAAGAAGTGAAAAGCAGGTTTGATAAAAGCTTTACCCCACATATACCCGATAAGGAATAA
- the metH gene encoding methionine synthase: MFKKSVPAKINELYSRIKDQILVLDGAMGTMLIKENLEEKDYRGERFSNHSIPLKGMNDLLTLTKPDIVKAIHDKYLEAGADIITTNSFNANYFGLKEHALENYVHEINYQAAQLARAAVRDFAGKNSRKTRFVAGTMGPTRKMASFSPEVDRPGYRDVHFDELVAAYQEQAQGLIDGGVDLVMVETVFDTLNAKAALYAVNTIRRKFGSDIPVMVSGTITEESGRNLSGQTVEAFYNSLQPFSLFSIGLNCSFGAEKLRPYLKRLAEKSAIYVSAHPNAGLPNEVGEYDQYADEMAAQTESFFQNGCVNIIGACCGSTPEHVKAIAEKAARYSPRKLEAHVKSTKLSGLQSLSLKDKTSLIKVSERTNVSGSRQMAKYLREENFEEALRLARDQIQLGADMLNISVDEPLIDSKRVMPEFLNLLSSEPDIAMVPFMIDSSHFDVIESGLKCLQGKSLVNSISLKDGEEDFKRKAEKIRDLGAAVVVMAFDEKGQADTYRRKVEICERAYEILTKKLAFPSEDIVFDPNVLAIGTGIEEHNNYGWDFLKSVEWIKRNLPYAKVNAGISNISFAFRGNDYLRNVINSVFHHHSRKAGVNFAILNPAQIYELEDIPEKLRRRVEDLIFNRRKDATERLLELTAEYGKEEKSIAPEKKWRDNRPEKRLRYALAHGITTYIREDVLELKDHYDKALNIIEGPLMEEMDKVGSSFAKGKMFLPQVIKSARVMKRAVSTLMPYIEKESTIGKAGTKGKILLATVEGDVHDIGKNILSLVLHSNNFEVIDLGIMVPNDEILEAIDKEQPDLVGLSGLITPSLDHMAEFIEELEKRKYDIPVLVGGATTSSVHTAVRLAPRYSGVVVHCSDASKSISIVNKLLNSEAHLYKENIKQEQKDIKTRYEKRKRSRKFLPLKDARKHRYFYNYRKAKEVVPRLLGTKEFHDFDLKLLRKYIDWTPFFHGWGLKGVFPSILEKEKVGREASRLFDEAQEILDKIVNEKLLKPKGIIGLFPANSEGDDILIYKDDSRKKVLKRIPMLRQQQLRDKNGIAFSLSDYIAPVDSGIKDYFGGFAVTSGFETEKYVKQFKEEGDSYNSVMFRLLSDRLVEAFAEVLHEWVRKKYWGYEPSENLSSEELIKEKYKGIRPAPGYPACPDHTLKKHIFELLKVKESIGISLTDSLAMKPASSVAGFYMAHDLSKYFGIGKIGKDQVADYAARANIGIDEAEKWLYPVLDYK; this comes from the coding sequence ATGTTTAAGAAAAGTGTCCCGGCAAAAATAAATGAGCTGTATTCCAGGATTAAAGATCAAATTTTGGTTTTGGATGGTGCTATGGGTACCATGCTGATAAAAGAAAATCTGGAAGAAAAAGATTATCGTGGTGAAAGATTCAGCAATCATTCTATTCCCCTTAAAGGAATGAATGACTTGCTTACCCTCACTAAGCCCGACATCGTAAAGGCAATCCATGATAAATATCTGGAAGCAGGAGCTGATATTATTACAACCAATAGTTTCAATGCAAATTATTTTGGATTGAAGGAGCATGCCCTGGAGAATTATGTACATGAGATCAATTACCAGGCAGCTCAGTTAGCCAGAGCAGCGGTCAGGGATTTTGCCGGAAAGAATTCCCGTAAAACCCGTTTTGTAGCCGGAACGATGGGTCCGACCCGGAAAATGGCATCTTTCTCCCCGGAGGTTGATAGACCTGGTTATCGCGATGTACATTTTGATGAGCTCGTTGCTGCTTACCAGGAACAAGCACAGGGGCTGATTGACGGCGGGGTAGACCTTGTTATGGTTGAGACAGTTTTTGATACGCTTAATGCCAAAGCTGCTCTTTATGCGGTAAATACCATCCGCAGAAAATTCGGCTCTGATATTCCGGTAATGGTTTCAGGAACCATCACAGAAGAGAGTGGACGCAATTTATCCGGTCAGACTGTGGAGGCGTTTTATAACTCACTTCAACCCTTTTCTCTTTTTTCCATTGGTTTGAACTGTTCGTTTGGGGCTGAAAAGCTACGGCCTTATCTTAAACGGCTTGCTGAGAAATCGGCAATTTACGTAAGTGCCCATCCCAATGCCGGTCTGCCTAATGAAGTGGGAGAATATGACCAGTACGCAGATGAGATGGCTGCGCAAACGGAAAGTTTTTTTCAAAATGGTTGTGTAAATATTATTGGAGCTTGTTGTGGAAGTACCCCGGAACATGTAAAAGCTATTGCTGAAAAGGCCGCCAGGTATAGCCCGAGAAAACTGGAAGCTCATGTAAAATCAACCAAGTTAAGCGGTCTCCAATCCCTTAGTTTAAAAGATAAGACCAGCCTGATTAAGGTCAGCGAACGCACAAATGTAAGCGGATCCAGGCAAATGGCAAAATACCTCAGAGAAGAAAACTTTGAAGAGGCGCTGCGTCTTGCCAGAGATCAGATTCAGCTTGGTGCTGATATGTTGAATATTAGCGTGGATGAGCCGCTTATTGACTCAAAGCGAGTAATGCCTGAGTTTTTAAATCTTTTAAGTTCGGAACCCGATATAGCCATGGTCCCGTTTATGATCGATTCTTCTCATTTCGATGTGATTGAGTCGGGTTTGAAGTGTTTGCAGGGCAAAAGCCTTGTGAATTCCATCAGCCTGAAAGACGGTGAGGAAGATTTTAAGCGTAAGGCTGAAAAAATACGGGATCTTGGAGCCGCTGTTGTAGTGATGGCATTTGATGAAAAGGGCCAGGCCGATACTTACAGGCGAAAAGTGGAAATCTGTGAACGGGCCTATGAAATACTTACTAAAAAGCTGGCGTTTCCTTCCGAGGATATCGTTTTTGATCCCAACGTGCTGGCCATTGGAACAGGAATAGAAGAACACAATAATTACGGGTGGGATTTCCTTAAGTCTGTAGAATGGATTAAACGTAATCTGCCGTATGCAAAGGTTAATGCAGGAATAAGTAATATTTCCTTTGCTTTTCGGGGGAATGATTATCTGAGGAATGTGATAAATTCTGTTTTTCACCATCATAGCCGGAAAGCGGGAGTGAATTTTGCCATCCTCAATCCGGCTCAGATATATGAATTGGAAGATATACCGGAAAAACTGCGCAGGCGCGTAGAGGATTTAATATTCAATCGCCGTAAGGATGCTACGGAGAGATTACTTGAACTGACCGCGGAGTATGGAAAAGAGGAAAAATCCATTGCCCCTGAGAAAAAATGGCGCGACAACCGGCCGGAAAAAAGGCTGAGGTATGCCTTGGCTCATGGGATAACAACTTATATCCGGGAAGACGTTCTGGAATTAAAAGATCATTATGATAAGGCGCTGAATATTATAGAAGGCCCCCTTATGGAAGAGATGGATAAAGTAGGAAGCTCATTTGCAAAGGGGAAGATGTTTTTACCACAGGTGATTAAAAGTGCCCGGGTGATGAAACGCGCCGTTTCCACCCTTATGCCTTATATAGAGAAGGAAAGTACCATTGGAAAAGCAGGCACAAAAGGCAAAATACTTCTGGCCACTGTTGAGGGAGACGTACATGATATCGGAAAGAATATTCTTTCCCTTGTGTTGCACAGCAATAATTTTGAGGTCATTGACCTGGGTATTATGGTGCCCAATGATGAAATTCTGGAAGCCATTGATAAAGAACAACCTGATCTGGTAGGTCTTAGCGGATTGATCACACCTTCGCTTGATCATATGGCAGAATTCATTGAGGAACTTGAGAAACGTAAATATGATATCCCGGTTCTGGTAGGAGGGGCTACTACTTCAAGCGTTCATACTGCGGTTAGGCTGGCTCCCCGTTATTCCGGTGTTGTAGTCCATTGTTCCGATGCTTCAAAAAGCATTTCAATAGTCAATAAACTGTTAAATAGTGAGGCCCATCTTTATAAAGAAAATATAAAACAGGAACAGAAGGATATTAAAACCCGTTATGAAAAAAGGAAGCGTTCCAGAAAGTTCCTGCCTCTGAAAGATGCAAGAAAACACCGGTATTTTTACAATTACAGGAAAGCCAAAGAAGTGGTTCCCCGCTTGCTTGGCACGAAAGAATTTCATGATTTTGACCTGAAACTGTTGAGGAAATATATTGACTGGACACCATTCTTTCATGGATGGGGACTGAAAGGAGTTTTCCCAAGTATATTGGAAAAGGAAAAGGTAGGCAGGGAGGCTTCCAGGCTTTTTGATGAAGCTCAGGAAATCCTTGATAAAATTGTTAATGAAAAGCTGCTTAAGCCTAAGGGCATCATTGGTTTGTTTCCTGCCAATTCAGAGGGGGATGATATTCTGATCTATAAGGATGATTCAAGGAAGAAGGTTTTGAAACGTATACCCATGTTACGCCAGCAACAATTGCGCGATAAGAACGGAATTGCCTTTTCTTTAAGCGATTACATAGCACCGGTCGATTCCGGAATTAAGGACTATTTCGGAGGATTTGCCGTGACATCGGGTTTTGAGACAGAAAAATATGTCAAACAATTTAAGGAGGAAGGGGACAGTTATAATAGTGTAATGTTCAGACTGCTCTCCGACAGGTTGGTTGAGGCCTTTGCTGAAGTGCTTCACGAATGGGTGAGAAAAAAATACTGGGGATATGAACCTTCTGAAAACCTGAGCAGTGAAGAACTGATCAAAGAAAAATATAAAGGTATACGGCCAGCGCCGGGTTATCCGGCTTGTCCCGATCATACACTGAAAAAACACATATTTGAACTGCTGAAAGTGAAAGAAAGCATAGGGATATCTCTTACCGATAGCCTGGCTATGAAGCCGGCCAGCTCGGTGGCCGGATTTTACATGGCCCATGATTTATCCAAATACTTCGGTATTGGAAAAATAGGAAAAGATCAGGTGGCCGACTATGCAGCAAGAGCCAATATTGGTATAGATGAAGCGGAAAAGTGGCTTTATCCGGTTTTGGATTATAAATAA
- a CDS encoding FAD-dependent oxidoreductase: MNKEKNGSVLVLGGGIAGMQAALDSAELGLKVYLVEKEPAIGGNMAKLDKTFPTNDCAMCMISPKLVETGRHLNIEVISYADLVGLEGEAGNFTVTVNKKARYVDEEKCNGCGECEPECPVERRDSFNGELSDRKAIYRLYPQAIPNVFTIDKSGDPPPCRGTCPAGVNVQGYIALIAKGKFLEALDLIRESMPFAGVCGRICHHPCEGNCNRSEIDEPVSVRNLKRFAADYEKELLEKGESIERSAGEMQEPPPQQKSGKVAVIGGGPAGLTCAHDLVKKGYQVTVYEAGEKPGGMMRTGIPDYRLPEDYLDYEINLLINDGIEIKTGQAYGRDFTLDDLRNAGFQSVFFAVGAQNPKKIPIEGGDLEGVQYGIPFLKRVNEGEKTAPGKNVVVIGGGNVAIDTARTALRMGSNVTIVYRRTKEEMPAHEWEIEEALEEGITIMDSWSPSRVIGDQGKVTGLEAEKCYTVYDEEGNRSLKVDPDQKEVVPADSLMLAIGQECDLSGVEDLLEKDRDLIATDPLTLETSVDGVYAGGDVVLGPSSLVECVAQGHRAAESIDRYLSGEDIKSNRTPVSYPGNFEGLPEYADKTRKMRTRPRMVDPGKRSKEFAEIEKTFTREEAINEAKRCLQCGSCAECMECVRTCKANAIDHHQQDTIRKINVGGIIASGGFLPFDARKKPEYGYGIYPNVITSMQFERILSASGPYEGHIQRPYDGKTPKKIAWIQCVGSRDVTTGNDYCSSVCCMYAIKEASIAKEHNPDIEPTIFYIDIRAFGKNFENFYESAKNETGVRFVRSQISAVKENPVNRNLLLRFVDQTDGQHIVEEEFDMVVLSVGLVANPAIDHTGNIMDVNRNQFGFFEEKSLQPLTSSREGIYLCGVGNGPKDIPETVMQGSAAAALCSEMLKSVRNTEVQTKEYPVEKKIEGAEPRIGVFVCHCGVNIASVVDVEKVSRYIETLPGVVHAEHTLYTCSQDTQKRIKEIIEEKELNRVVVASCTPRTHESLFQETLREAGLNKYLFEMTDIREQCSWVHQKEPAKATQKAKSLVRGSVGKSRLQEPIVLNKISVNRSALVIGGGISGMNASLSLANQGFKVHLVEKENQLGGNLIYLRKNLDDEDWIAYMNQKIKEVKEHELIDLYMNTTVHSVSGSVGNFTSRLQGEHEVDIEHGVILLATGAEEYKPGEFLYGSYDQVITQRELESEIEKRERFNTVVMIQCVGSRDEDHAYCSRVCCSEAIKNAIEIKQKDPDAEVYILYRDLRTYTYREIFYRNARKLGVKFIHFPDKEYPEVTAGNDRFQVKVKDTVIDDYLTLDTDMVVLSAGIVANQENNQHLSELMKLPLDEHGNFMEAHTKLRPVDFANEGIFLCGLAHSPKNTEENITQALAAAGRAGTILSKESLEVGGIVSVVDEDKCAACLTCLRECVFNAPFINDNGKAEVNPAKCQGCGNCAAACPAEAIKLLTFTDSQEHALFKSILQEI; encoded by the coding sequence ATGAATAAGGAAAAAAACGGTTCGGTTTTAGTTCTGGGTGGTGGTATAGCAGGCATGCAGGCGGCTTTGGATAGTGCTGAGCTGGGTCTGAAAGTTTATCTTGTGGAAAAAGAGCCTGCTATTGGTGGCAACATGGCCAAACTGGACAAGACGTTTCCCACCAATGATTGTGCCATGTGTATGATCTCGCCTAAGCTTGTGGAAACGGGTCGTCATCTGAACATTGAAGTGATTTCTTATGCCGATCTTGTGGGTCTCGAGGGTGAAGCAGGCAATTTTACGGTTACTGTCAATAAAAAGGCCCGTTATGTGGATGAGGAAAAATGCAACGGCTGTGGAGAATGTGAACCGGAATGTCCGGTAGAAAGACGCGATAGTTTTAATGGTGAGCTCTCCGACAGAAAGGCCATTTATAGATTATATCCACAGGCTATCCCCAATGTCTTTACCATAGATAAATCAGGTGATCCCCCGCCATGCCGGGGTACCTGTCCAGCCGGAGTGAACGTTCAGGGATATATTGCACTTATTGCCAAGGGGAAGTTTCTGGAGGCCCTGGACTTGATCCGGGAAAGTATGCCTTTTGCAGGGGTTTGCGGTCGTATTTGTCATCATCCTTGCGAAGGCAATTGTAACCGCTCCGAAATAGATGAGCCGGTGTCGGTCCGGAACCTGAAACGATTTGCAGCCGATTATGAGAAAGAATTGCTGGAAAAAGGCGAATCTATTGAAAGGTCTGCCGGTGAGATGCAGGAACCTCCCCCGCAGCAAAAAAGCGGGAAGGTTGCCGTTATAGGAGGTGGCCCGGCAGGTTTGACCTGTGCACATGATCTGGTGAAGAAAGGATATCAGGTTACTGTATATGAGGCCGGTGAAAAGCCCGGAGGAATGATGCGCACGGGAATACCGGATTACAGGCTCCCGGAAGACTATTTGGATTATGAGATCAACCTTTTGATAAATGATGGTATAGAGATTAAAACCGGGCAGGCATATGGCCGGGATTTTACATTGGATGATCTCCGGAACGCAGGTTTTCAGTCGGTATTTTTTGCCGTTGGAGCGCAGAACCCTAAAAAGATACCCATTGAAGGAGGTGATTTGGAAGGTGTACAATACGGCATCCCCTTTTTAAAACGGGTAAATGAGGGAGAAAAAACCGCTCCGGGAAAAAATGTGGTAGTGATCGGAGGCGGAAATGTGGCCATAGATACTGCACGTACGGCTTTACGTATGGGTTCAAACGTAACAATTGTGTACCGGCGAACCAAAGAAGAAATGCCGGCTCACGAGTGGGAGATTGAAGAGGCTTTGGAAGAAGGCATTACCATAATGGATTCCTGGAGTCCCTCCAGAGTTATTGGTGATCAGGGAAAAGTTACAGGTCTGGAAGCTGAAAAATGTTACACGGTGTATGATGAAGAGGGCAATCGTTCACTGAAAGTTGATCCGGATCAAAAAGAGGTGGTACCCGCTGATAGCCTTATGCTGGCCATCGGTCAGGAATGTGATCTTTCGGGAGTGGAAGATCTGTTGGAGAAAGACAGAGATTTAATAGCCACAGATCCGTTGACACTTGAGACCTCTGTGGATGGAGTCTATGCAGGAGGCGATGTGGTTCTCGGTCCTTCTTCGCTGGTGGAGTGCGTAGCACAAGGACATCGGGCAGCGGAATCAATTGACAGATATTTAAGTGGTGAGGATATTAAAAGCAACCGTACGCCAGTCAGTTATCCGGGAAATTTCGAAGGATTGCCTGAATATGCAGATAAAACCCGGAAAATGCGGACGCGGCCCCGTATGGTTGACCCCGGGAAGCGGAGCAAGGAATTCGCTGAAATAGAGAAAACTTTCACCCGGGAAGAAGCAATCAATGAGGCAAAACGTTGTTTACAGTGCGGTAGCTGTGCAGAGTGTATGGAATGCGTGAGAACATGCAAGGCCAATGCCATTGATCACCATCAGCAGGATACCATACGGAAAATCAATGTTGGAGGCATTATAGCGAGCGGCGGATTTCTGCCTTTTGATGCCCGGAAAAAACCGGAGTATGGTTACGGAATCTATCCGAATGTCATCACCAGCATGCAATTTGAAAGGATACTGAGCGCGTCCGGGCCGTATGAAGGCCATATACAAAGGCCTTATGACGGGAAAACACCCAAAAAGATAGCCTGGATACAGTGCGTTGGGTCCAGAGATGTTACTACCGGAAATGACTATTGTTCTTCTGTATGTTGTATGTATGCAATTAAGGAAGCAAGCATAGCCAAAGAACACAATCCTGATATTGAGCCTACCATTTTTTATATTGATATACGCGCTTTTGGTAAAAACTTTGAAAATTTCTACGAAAGTGCGAAGAATGAAACAGGCGTACGGTTTGTACGGAGCCAGATATCGGCTGTTAAAGAGAATCCGGTCAATCGCAACCTTTTGCTCAGATTTGTCGATCAAACCGATGGACAGCATATAGTGGAAGAGGAGTTTGATATGGTTGTCCTTTCTGTTGGCTTGGTTGCCAATCCGGCCATAGATCATACGGGCAATATTATGGATGTTAACAGGAATCAATTCGGATTCTTTGAGGAGAAATCCCTTCAACCTTTAACTTCCAGCAGAGAAGGGATCTATTTATGTGGTGTCGGGAATGGGCCGAAAGATATTCCGGAAACGGTGATGCAGGGTAGTGCTGCCGCGGCATTATGCAGTGAAATGCTTAAATCGGTGCGCAACACGGAAGTGCAAACCAAGGAATATCCCGTTGAAAAGAAGATAGAAGGTGCCGAGCCAAGGATAGGCGTTTTTGTTTGCCACTGCGGAGTCAATATTGCTTCTGTGGTGGATGTAGAGAAAGTGAGCCGGTATATAGAGACCTTACCCGGTGTTGTCCACGCAGAACATACATTGTATACCTGTTCCCAGGATACCCAGAAAAGGATTAAAGAGATCATTGAGGAGAAAGAACTCAATCGGGTGGTGGTTGCTTCCTGTACTCCCCGGACCCATGAATCGCTTTTCCAGGAAACGCTTCGCGAGGCGGGACTGAATAAATACCTTTTTGAGATGACCGATATCCGGGAACAGTGTTCCTGGGTTCATCAAAAGGAACCTGCAAAGGCTACCCAAAAAGCCAAATCACTGGTAAGGGGAAGTGTAGGCAAATCCAGGCTGCAGGAACCCATCGTGTTAAACAAGATTTCAGTGAACAGATCTGCTTTGGTAATTGGAGGGGGTATATCCGGTATGAATGCTTCCTTATCCTTGGCCAATCAGGGTTTTAAGGTTCATCTGGTGGAAAAGGAGAATCAATTGGGAGGCAACCTCATTTACCTCCGAAAAAATCTGGATGATGAGGATTGGATTGCCTATATGAATCAGAAGATTAAAGAAGTAAAAGAACATGAGCTGATTGATTTGTATATGAACACCACTGTGCATTCTGTTAGCGGTTCTGTTGGAAATTTTACCAGTCGTTTGCAGGGTGAACATGAAGTTGATATTGAGCATGGGGTGATCCTGTTGGCTACGGGGGCAGAAGAGTACAAACCCGGTGAATTTCTTTACGGCAGTTATGATCAGGTCATCACACAACGGGAACTGGAAAGTGAAATCGAAAAAAGAGAACGTTTTAATACTGTGGTCATGATTCAGTGTGTGGGAAGCCGGGATGAAGATCACGCTTATTGTTCAAGGGTTTGCTGCAGTGAAGCCATAAAGAATGCCATTGAGATCAAGCAAAAGGACCCGGATGCGGAAGTGTATATATTGTATCGCGACCTGCGTACATATACCTACCGGGAAATATTTTACAGAAATGCCAGAAAATTAGGGGTTAAGTTTATTCATTTCCCGGATAAGGAATATCCTGAAGTCACTGCAGGCAATGATCGGTTCCAGGTAAAAGTAAAAGATACGGTAATTGATGATTATCTGACCCTTGATACGGATATGGTAGTTCTCAGTGCCGGTATTGTGGCCAATCAGGAAAACAATCAGCATTTGTCAGAATTGATGAAGCTTCCTCTTGATGAACACGGCAATTTTATGGAGGCTCATACGAAACTAAGGCCTGTAGATTTTGCCAATGAAGGTATATTCCTGTGCGGTTTGGCACATTCCCCGAAAAATACCGAGGAAAATATTACACAGGCATTGGCCGCCGCCGGAAGAGCAGGTACCATTCTTTCAAAAGAATCGCTTGAAGTAGGCGGGATAGTTTCTGTGGTGGATGAAGATAAATGTGCAGCATGCCTTACCTGCCTTCGGGAATGTGTATTTAATGCCCCATTTATAAATGACAATGGCAAGGCGGAGGTGAATCCTGCGAAGTGTCAGGGATGTGGCAATTGTGCTGCTGCCTGTCCCGCAGAAGCCATTAAATTGCTAACCTTTACCGATTCGCAGGAACATGCACTTTTTAAATCCATCCTGCAGGAAATATAA